The Panicum virgatum strain AP13 chromosome 5K, P.virgatum_v5, whole genome shotgun sequence genome has a window encoding:
- the LOC120708600 gene encoding uncharacterized protein LOC120708600 has protein sequence MPLREMMASLSLQDHPKDAEYLNTPIRFYKEMEALFGSTLATGRFALGSNEPLGVNNADSVAAKLEGQDFSCGTSEFGEGSKATAPVFGEGSKDNIVGAKRKRANFSEEDMLMMTNMTDAVNNVANAMLKTGAAHVDPDLYLAVMEMEMSDFSTEALIVAYTHLLENKAVATGFVNMSTPHRAIWLRTYLAKHYYL, from the exons ATGCCATTGAGAGAAATGATGGCTTCACTGTCCCTGCAG GACCACCCGAAGGATGCTGAATACCTCAACACCCCCATCAGGTTCTACAAAGAGATGGAGGCTCTCTTTGGTAGCACTTTGGCAACTGGTAGGTTtgccttagggtccaatgaacCATTGGGGGTGAACAATGCAGACAGTGTGGCTGCTAAGCTTGAGGGGCAGGACTTCTCTTGTGGTACTTCTGAGTTTGGGGAGGGCAGCAAGGCCACAGCACCTGTGTTTGGGGAGGGCAGCAAGGACAACATTGTAGGGGCTAAGAGGAAGAGGGCCAACTTTAGTGAGGAAGATATGCTTATGATGACCAACATGACAGATGCTGTCAACAATGTTGCCAATGCTATGCTGAAAACAGGTGCTGCACATGTCGATCCAGACCTCTACCTTGCtgtcatggagatggagatgtcTGACTTCTCCACTGAGGCCTTGATTGTTGCCTACACCCATCTCCTTGAGAACAAGGCTGTTGCAACTGGTTTTGTCAACATGTCCACCCCCCATAGGGCCATATGGCTGAGGACCTACCTGGCCAAGCACTACTATTTGTAG